The following coding sequences lie in one Rutidosis leptorrhynchoides isolate AG116_Rl617_1_P2 chromosome 6, CSIRO_AGI_Rlap_v1, whole genome shotgun sequence genomic window:
- the LOC139853839 gene encoding uncharacterized protein — MKIVSVNICGFKREGKFEWFRNLCNQSCADVVAVQETKCGIVGDDWIESLWGSGDFGYVQKEALERSGGLLFIWNINAFTVNCAVKKDYFLAIKGHWKGCEEECVIVNVYGPHNDEKKRDIWASLENIMEYEDVAWVLCGDFNEVRNIDERKNCIFHERRADNFNNFINKSNLIEIPLVGRRYTRISDDGIKFSKLDIFLVSEKFVNFGPKPIRVFDTLIDISGAKKVIEDAWSCGVEGTRPDSIFLKKLKNVKQALKTLSVNTYGSLESDINKLKNEVSEWEIKAECESLIEEDRNTWLNLRSQWIEKEAVKRKMLKQKARLKWIIDGNENNKFFHLIIKEESLRTTSGVLVLMGFGMKKRRLSNQRPSFESPLPCRLSSTEASSLEGPFTEVEVFDAIKDCGGSKARARTDSISNFSKNIGL, encoded by the exons ATGAAGATAGTTTCTGTTAACATTTGTGGGTTCAAAAGGGAAGGAAAATTTGAGTGGTTTAGGAACTTATGCAATCAGTCTTGTGCAGATGTTGTTGCGGTTCAGGAAACTAAATGCGGGATAGTAGGAGATGACTGGATAGAATCCTTATGGGGCTCAGGTGACTTCGGATACGTCCAGAAAGAGGCTTTAGAAAGGTCGGGTGGTTTACTCTTCATTTGGAATATTAATGCTTTTACTGTCAATTGCGCGGTTAAGAAAGACTACTTCCTGGCTATAAAAGGTCACTGGAAGGGGTGTGAAGAGGAGTGTGTAATTGTGAATGTGTACGGACCACACAATGATGAAAAGAAACGTGATATATGGGCGAGCTTAGAAAATATTATGGAATACGAAGATGTCGCATGGGTCTTATGTGGAGACTTTAACGAAGTTAGGAATATTGATGAGAGAAAGAATTGCATATTTCATGAAAGAAGAGCGGATAATTTCAATAACTTCATCAATAAATCGAACCTTATTGAAATACCATTAGTCGGGAGGAGATACACGAGAATTAGCGATGACGGGATCAAGTTTAGCAAGTTGGATATATTTCTCGTATCGGAGAAGTTTGTCA ATTTTGGACCAAAACCAATTCGCGTTTTCGACACATTGATCGATATTTCGGGGGCAAAGAAGGTGATAGAAGATGCTTGGAGTTGTGGGGTAGAAGGAACTAGGCCtgattcaattttcttgaagaaactCAAAAACGTCAAGCAAGCATTAAAAACTTTGAGTGTAAACACCTATGGCTCACTTGAATCGGACATTAACAAACTGAAGAATGAGGTTTCTGAATGGGAGATAAAGGCAGAATGTGAAAGCCTTATCGAAGAAGATCGTAATACATGGTTGAATCTGAGATCACAATGGATAGAAAAAGAAGCCGTTAAAAGAAAGATGCTCAAGCAAAAGGCAAGGTTAAAATGGATAATTGATGGTAATGAAAACAACAAATTTTTCCATTTGATAATTAAAGAAGAGAGTCTAAGAACAACATCCGGGGTATTAGTGTTAATGGGTTTTGGCATGAAGAAGCGGAGGCTATCAAATCAGAG ACCTTCATTTGAAAGTCCACTTCCATGTCGATTATCATCAACAGAGGCTAGTAGCCTGGAGGGCCCATTCACTGAGGTAGAAGTCTTTGATGCTATTAAAGATTGTGGTGGGTCTAAAGCCCGGGCCCGGACGGATTCCATTtcaaatttttcaaaaaatattgGCCTTTAA